In Verrucomicrobiota bacterium, a genomic segment contains:
- a CDS encoding ABC transporter permease yields MKKTTEEWTIEITPERGIFSIPVREIFDYRDLLYLFVRRDFVATYKQTVLGPLWFLIQPILTTVMMVFVFGTIAGLSTDGLPKVLFYLSGVTLWFYFSSSLTKTSTTFTANARLFGKVYFPRLLVPISVVISNLVLLAIQVGLFLVFYVFYYLRGDVDPNPTIALFPILILILGMLGLASGLVISALTTKYRDLSNLVSFGIQLLMYATPIIYPVSTIPEKYRFIIEANPISAVIETFRHGFLGVGEFSWLALGYSFSFACVLLLTGTLIFNKIEATFMDTV; encoded by the coding sequence ATGAAGAAAACGACTGAAGAGTGGACCATTGAGATCACACCGGAACGCGGGATTTTTTCTATTCCTGTCCGGGAGATTTTTGATTATCGGGACCTCCTCTATCTTTTCGTCCGCCGCGATTTTGTAGCGACTTACAAACAAACTGTCCTTGGACCCTTGTGGTTCTTGATCCAGCCGATTCTTACTACGGTAATGATGGTATTCGTCTTTGGAACAATTGCTGGCCTTTCGACGGATGGTTTGCCGAAGGTGCTCTTCTACTTGTCCGGAGTGACCCTCTGGTTTTACTTTTCCTCGTCGCTGACAAAGACTTCGACGACTTTCACGGCAAACGCCCGATTGTTTGGGAAAGTCTATTTCCCTAGGCTTTTGGTTCCGATAAGCGTAGTCATCTCAAATCTGGTCCTCCTGGCGATTCAAGTGGGGCTATTTTTGGTATTCTACGTCTTCTACTATTTGAGGGGAGACGTAGATCCCAACCCAACTATTGCCCTGTTTCCGATCCTGATCCTGATTCTTGGGATGCTTGGTCTGGCTTCCGGCTTGGTGATCAGCGCACTTACAACGAAATACCGCGATCTCTCGAATTTGGTTTCCTTCGGTATACAACTCTTGATGTATGCAACGCCTATTATCTACCCGGTTTCAACGATTCCGGAGAAGTATCGGTTTATAATTGAAGCGAACCCAATCAGCGCAGTGATTGAAACGTTCCGACATGGATTTCTGGGGGTAGGAGAGTTTTCCTGGTTGGCGTTGGGCTATTCCTTCTCCTTCGCATGTGTCCTTTTGCTCACAGGAACGCTTATTTTTAACAAGATTGAAGCGACCTTCATGGATACCGTCTGA
- a CDS encoding polysaccharide ABC transporter ATP-binding protein — protein sequence MASILIEDIWKEYRLGTIGGGTLVSDLQSLYSRIRGKDDPNSKIDLLGESRVTRIEEKRFFALRGINLEINQGDIVGIIGKNGAGKSTLLKILAQITKPTRGSIKAKGRISCLLEVGTGFHPELTGGENVYLNGAIHGMSRREVKKKFDQIVEFSGVSDFVDTPVKRYSSGMHVRLAFAVAAHLDPDILVVDEVLAVGDADFQSKCLGKMKEVSKEGRTVLFVSHQMNAVENLCNRGVIIDEGLVTFQSDSISTVIRNHVLGDPSESKVVPVWENLDGSYQSAYFFPKNLSLLDENRQPARSAVRKDEDLYVEIQFDVAVEEPRLIVGIELRDENARTVFSSTHTDSQGTDPTRIGAGRQTLRVCIPRHFLNEGIYLVKLRASLFKKVWLVNPATDSIEFSFQVQGGLSDSPYWHKRRDGPVAPILNWELS from the coding sequence ATGGCCTCAATCTTGATCGAAGATATCTGGAAAGAATATCGTCTCGGGACGATCGGTGGGGGCACCCTGGTTAGCGACTTGCAGTCTCTGTATTCTCGTATTCGCGGAAAAGATGATCCAAACTCAAAAATTGACTTGTTGGGAGAATCGCGTGTTACACGGATCGAGGAAAAGCGTTTTTTCGCACTTCGAGGAATCAATCTCGAAATCAATCAGGGTGATATTGTGGGGATCATCGGGAAGAATGGTGCCGGCAAGTCCACACTTTTAAAGATACTGGCTCAGATCACAAAACCGACCCGAGGTAGCATTAAGGCCAAAGGACGGATTTCTTGTTTGCTTGAGGTTGGAACCGGATTTCACCCTGAGCTGACTGGCGGTGAAAACGTTTATCTGAATGGAGCGATACACGGAATGTCTCGTCGAGAGGTAAAAAAGAAGTTCGACCAGATTGTAGAGTTTTCGGGTGTAAGTGATTTCGTTGATACGCCGGTGAAGCGCTACTCCTCCGGGATGCACGTTCGTTTAGCTTTCGCCGTAGCGGCCCACCTTGATCCGGATATTCTGGTTGTCGATGAGGTCTTGGCGGTAGGTGATGCAGATTTTCAGAGTAAATGCCTCGGAAAAATGAAAGAGGTCAGCAAGGAAGGACGCACCGTTCTATTTGTCAGCCACCAGATGAATGCCGTTGAGAATCTATGCAACAGGGGAGTGATCATCGACGAAGGCTTAGTTACTTTTCAAAGCGATAGTATCTCAACGGTCATTCGAAATCATGTTCTGGGTGATCCCTCGGAGTCGAAGGTAGTGCCTGTCTGGGAGAATTTGGATGGCAGTTACCAATCCGCTTACTTTTTTCCAAAGAATCTCTCGCTTTTGGATGAGAACAGGCAGCCGGCTCGGTCTGCCGTTCGTAAAGACGAGGATCTCTACGTGGAGATACAGTTCGATGTAGCTGTAGAAGAGCCCAGGTTGATTGTCGGTATTGAGCTGCGAGACGAAAATGCCCGGACAGTTTTTAGCTCCACTCACACCGATAGCCAGGGGACAGATCCGACCCGCATTGGTGCTGGGAGGCAGACTCTTCGAGTATGCATTCCGCGTCACTTTCTGAACGAGGGAATCTACTTGGTTAAGCTTCGTGCTTCGTTATTCAAAAAGGTTTGGCTCGTCAATCCCGCGACAGACAGCATCGAATTCAGTTTCCAAGTGCAAGGAGGTTTGAGTGACTCGCCCTATTGGCACAAACGGCGCGATGGTCCTGTTGCGCCTATTCTTAACTGGGAGTTGTCATGA
- a CDS encoding 3-keto-5-aminohexanoate cleavage protein, translating to MNLIINFTPTGMIPTKEMTPHVPISVEEIIEDVRVASQIGISMVHLHAREASNGEPTHQPELYGEIIEGIRAFDQELVICVSLSGRNVKTFEARSAPLQLLGEQKPDMGSLTLSSLNFNKVESVNSPSMIQALANEMLEKGILPELEVFDIGMINYSKYLIRKGLLKAPHYFNLLFGNIACSQADLTMAGLMVRDLPEGSFWSFAGIGDAQLMMNSVGVASGYGVRVGLEDNIWYDDKRNKLATNADLLRRVHVVAEANNRSVMTALELRGHLNLQPGRGFYGRATST from the coding sequence ATGAACCTAATCATTAACTTTACGCCTACGGGAATGATTCCCACCAAAGAGATGACGCCGCACGTGCCGATCTCTGTAGAGGAGATTATCGAAGATGTTCGCGTCGCTTCCCAGATCGGCATATCGATGGTCCACTTGCATGCGAGAGAGGCGTCAAACGGGGAGCCGACGCATCAGCCCGAACTTTATGGGGAGATTATTGAAGGTATTCGTGCGTTTGATCAGGAGTTGGTCATTTGTGTGTCTCTCAGTGGGCGAAATGTGAAAACCTTTGAGGCTCGGTCTGCACCCTTGCAATTGCTGGGTGAACAGAAGCCAGATATGGGAAGCCTTACCCTGAGTTCTTTAAACTTCAATAAGGTCGAAAGCGTCAATTCACCATCGATGATTCAAGCCCTGGCTAACGAGATGCTGGAGAAAGGTATTCTACCAGAGCTAGAGGTCTTCGATATCGGTATGATCAACTATTCGAAATACCTGATTCGGAAAGGGCTTCTGAAGGCACCGCATTATTTTAATCTTCTCTTCGGAAATATTGCTTGCTCGCAGGCGGATCTCACCATGGCCGGACTCATGGTGCGGGATCTTCCGGAGGGGTCTTTTTGGAGCTTTGCGGGGATCGGTGACGCGCAGTTGATGATGAATTCAGTCGGAGTAGCCAGTGGTTATGGCGTTCGTGTCGGGCTTGAAGATAACATCTGGTATGATGATAAGCGGAACAAGCTTGCCACAAATGCGGATTTGCTCAGAAGAGTCCACGTGGTTGCAGAGGCCAACAACCGAAGTGTGATGACAGCCCTCGAGTTGAGAGGCCATTTGAATCTGCAGCCGGGGAGAGGATTCTATGGCCGGGCAACCAGCACGTAA
- a CDS encoding NeuD/PglB/VioB family sugar acetyltransferase — MVKDNPVYFYGVASSYTKDCAEIADQSKRKILGYIHNQPTEPVPDGLEPLFQISDLGHCDRNIPVVIPLITPNFRKRLKVEVLDHGFRAFADMLHPSAVIARSCRWGPGLSVNAGVVVAANTHFGEHVLINRSVSIGHDVEVEDYVSFGPGAVLGGQIKIGEGAFIGVNATILPGVVVGPNSIVGGGAVVTKEVPANSVVVGNPATVIRTGIQGYNSN; from the coding sequence ATGGTGAAAGATAATCCTGTTTATTTTTACGGGGTTGCTTCTTCGTATACGAAAGACTGTGCAGAGATTGCTGATCAGTCGAAGAGAAAAATACTCGGCTATATTCACAATCAGCCGACAGAACCAGTTCCAGACGGCCTGGAGCCGCTTTTTCAGATTAGTGACCTGGGCCACTGTGATCGTAACATTCCAGTGGTGATTCCCCTGATTACGCCGAACTTTCGAAAGAGGCTGAAGGTCGAGGTTCTCGATCATGGATTTCGCGCTTTTGCCGATATGCTACACCCTTCTGCAGTAATCGCACGATCCTGTCGTTGGGGACCAGGGCTGAGTGTCAATGCGGGCGTGGTGGTTGCTGCCAACACCCACTTCGGAGAACATGTCTTGATCAACCGAAGTGTCTCCATCGGGCACGACGTCGAAGTTGAGGACTACGTGAGCTTTGGTCCAGGTGCTGTTCTGGGCGGGCAGATCAAGATTGGCGAGGGAGCCTTTATCGGAGTCAACGCGACGATTTTACCGGGTGTCGTGGTTGGGCCTAACTCGATCGTTGGAGGTGGAGCGGTTGTGACCAAAGAGGTTCCTGCCAACTCGGTCGTCGTGGGTAATCCTGCGACTGTTATTCGGACAGGGATTCAGGGCTACAACTCGAATTAG
- a CDS encoding FdtA/QdtA family cupin domain-containing protein: MDPKSPRVSYVEFSPFTDSRGQLVSIEENVSVPFPIARIYYLCGTPGGSRRGDHAHKTLRQVAVAVAGSCETTLDEGAGEVTVTLNGRDRGILIEPGVWHTMHTFSEDCVLLVLADQPYEEEDYIRDYDEFLRWIQRA; encoded by the coding sequence ATGGATCCAAAGAGTCCTAGAGTATCCTATGTAGAGTTCTCTCCGTTCACGGATTCCCGTGGTCAGCTCGTGTCGATTGAAGAGAACGTCAGTGTGCCTTTTCCCATAGCTAGGATCTACTACCTGTGTGGGACGCCGGGAGGCTCCCGCCGCGGAGATCACGCCCACAAAACTCTACGCCAAGTTGCAGTCGCTGTTGCAGGGTCCTGTGAAACGACTTTGGACGAGGGTGCCGGCGAGGTGACTGTTACTCTCAACGGCCGTGATCGGGGAATCCTGATTGAGCCCGGCGTATGGCATACCATGCATACGTTTTCAGAGGATTGTGTTCTTTTGGTATTAGCCGACCAGCCTTACGAGGAGGAAGATTACATAAGAGATTATGATGAATTCTTAAGATGGATCCAGAGAGCATAA
- a CDS encoding DegT/DnrJ/EryC1/StrS family aminotransferase, whose product MDPESIKFLDLKAVNEQYRDEIDAAIARVLDSGWYLLGQEGELFEQEFAEYCEVKHCLGVANGLDALILILMAYCEFGFMETGDEVIVPGNTCIPSILAITRAGLNPVLVEPDERTYNIDPALIELAITDRTRAIMAVHLYGQCADIDPIITIAEKHGLKVIEDVAQAQGATYRGRKAGSLGDAGAFSFYPSKNLGALGDGGAVTTDDSDLAGAVKALRNYGSHKRNYNKYKGLNSRLDELQAAILRVKLRHLGSDNERRETLACAYQSELGIFNHLRSLILPYVADYGKHVWHLFVIRHPQRDQLAEALLAKGIQTAIHYPVPPHKQDAFPELRRFSLPITEVIHREVLSLPIGPTMGSSEVEYIIRQVNEVQSVGTGIC is encoded by the coding sequence ATGGATCCAGAGAGCATAAAGTTCCTCGATCTCAAAGCCGTCAACGAACAGTACCGGGACGAAATTGACGCAGCAATTGCCCGCGTCCTAGATTCGGGCTGGTATCTGCTTGGGCAAGAGGGTGAACTGTTTGAGCAAGAATTTGCTGAGTATTGCGAAGTCAAGCACTGTCTTGGCGTAGCCAATGGTCTTGATGCGCTCATTCTCATTCTCATGGCCTATTGTGAATTTGGATTCATGGAGACCGGCGATGAGGTCATCGTTCCAGGGAATACCTGTATCCCGTCGATTCTTGCAATCACCCGAGCCGGCTTGAACCCCGTCCTGGTCGAACCGGATGAGCGCACCTACAACATTGATCCTGCGCTGATCGAGCTAGCGATTACCGATCGGACTCGGGCGATCATGGCGGTCCACCTCTACGGACAGTGTGCGGACATCGATCCGATCATTACGATAGCCGAAAAGCATGGTCTTAAGGTCATCGAAGATGTTGCTCAGGCGCAAGGAGCGACCTATCGAGGGCGGAAGGCTGGATCACTGGGAGACGCTGGAGCTTTCAGCTTCTACCCATCGAAGAACTTGGGTGCACTGGGGGATGGCGGCGCGGTTACGACCGATGATTCGGACCTTGCAGGGGCGGTAAAAGCGCTCCGGAACTACGGATCGCATAAAAGAAATTACAATAAATACAAAGGCCTCAACAGCCGCCTTGATGAGCTTCAAGCGGCTATTCTTCGCGTGAAGCTCCGTCACCTTGGCTCAGACAACGAAAGGCGGGAGACTCTAGCGTGTGCTTACCAGAGCGAACTGGGTATTTTCAATCACCTGAGGTCGCTCATCCTCCCGTATGTGGCAGACTACGGGAAGCACGTTTGGCACCTTTTTGTTATCCGTCATCCTCAGCGAGACCAGCTGGCGGAGGCACTGTTGGCGAAAGGTATTCAAACCGCAATTCACTACCCAGTGCCTCCACACAAGCAGGACGCCTTTCCGGAATTACGCCGGTTTTCGCTACCGATTACGGAGGTCATTCACCGGGAAGTGTTGAGTCTGCCGATCGGGCCCACGATGGGTTCCTCTGAAGTCGAATATATTATTAGGCAAGTAAATGAAGTGCAATCTGTTGGTACCGGGATTTGCTAA
- a CDS encoding sulfotransferase domain-containing protein yields MKCNLLVPGFAKCATSSLHKYLDLHPEICMSSRKEPHYFSLKAVYEKGASWHDSLFDHADENSKFFGESSTSYSTWEPALVRIKKELIRPRIILILRDPLERLLSHYRWMYAIGFENEKLPKALKVEAGSPVDIEISRGGCYPWYFRKSKYSYFVPLIEIIFGEENVLLIRTEDLAQKPSKVMDYCFNFLQVDAFDIGESRMEFNKTANKRVQNGASIVSLHDKLPSRFRHMIKPYYGKLLTLLGKRKRVAPEPSDVFLDDLRALLEDDFKEYSRATAL; encoded by the coding sequence ATGAAGTGCAATCTGTTGGTACCGGGATTTGCTAAGTGTGCGACAAGTAGTCTCCACAAATACCTGGATCTGCATCCTGAGATTTGCATGTCATCCAGAAAAGAGCCGCATTATTTCTCGTTAAAGGCAGTTTATGAAAAAGGGGCGAGCTGGCATGATTCACTATTCGACCATGCAGATGAAAATTCCAAATTTTTCGGTGAATCGAGTACAAGCTACTCAACTTGGGAGCCCGCTTTAGTCCGAATCAAAAAGGAACTGATTCGACCTAGAATTATATTGATTCTAAGAGACCCTTTGGAGCGACTCTTGTCTCACTACCGATGGATGTATGCTATTGGTTTTGAAAACGAAAAACTCCCCAAGGCCTTGAAAGTTGAAGCAGGATCTCCTGTCGATATAGAGATCAGTAGAGGGGGTTGTTATCCTTGGTACTTTCGAAAGAGTAAGTATAGCTATTTTGTCCCCTTAATTGAGATCATTTTTGGCGAAGAGAATGTTCTTCTGATTCGAACCGAAGACTTGGCTCAGAAGCCTTCCAAGGTGATGGATTATTGTTTCAATTTTCTTCAAGTGGACGCTTTTGATATTGGTGAATCCCGAATGGAATTTAACAAAACTGCCAACAAGAGAGTGCAAAATGGAGCGTCTATAGTCTCTTTGCACGATAAGCTTCCTAGTCGTTTTCGCCACATGATAAAGCCTTACTACGGAAAGCTATTGACGTTGTTAGGGAAAAGAAAGCGAGTAGCACCGGAGCCAAGTGATGTTTTCCTAGACGATTTGAGGGCGCTTCTTGAAGATGACTTCAAGGAATACAGCCGGGCTACTGCCTTGTAA
- a CDS encoding glycosyltransferase, with the protein MTVRMSAYNHEKFVEQAILSIFTQTYQDFELIVLDDGSSDRTPDILESLSQKYGFFFKRQSNQGIAKSYNQLIHMSRGVYITGCASDDFWPPTRLEQQVALLDAKPDVDLVHGRASIVVNGEVRYGDVEGGNPFVNGTNEFRPFLRWKRNFVTGSKMVRTEVFERIGYYREDLQIEDFDWWLRATRHLNIHFEDRVWLYYRRHDGNFIKDPEKASIWCDDYYTVCRELGLRNGLHCFFGGLNVLIQCENTAGRRRRFAYYVLLPFALVNKRTRRTFERFAKKELRALRNRNRLLRSLTG; encoded by the coding sequence GTGACTGTTAGGATGTCTGCCTACAACCACGAGAAATTCGTGGAGCAGGCTATACTATCCATTTTCACTCAGACCTACCAAGATTTTGAGCTCATCGTTTTGGATGATGGATCTTCGGATCGAACTCCCGATATACTCGAATCACTCAGCCAGAAATACGGGTTCTTTTTCAAAAGACAGAGTAATCAGGGTATCGCGAAGTCTTACAACCAACTGATTCATATGAGTCGGGGAGTTTATATTACAGGTTGTGCTTCAGATGATTTCTGGCCGCCTACGCGGCTAGAGCAGCAAGTGGCCTTGCTGGATGCGAAACCGGATGTAGACCTTGTCCATGGACGTGCGTCCATTGTAGTGAATGGAGAAGTGCGTTATGGAGATGTAGAAGGCGGCAATCCTTTTGTAAACGGGACAAATGAGTTTCGGCCATTCCTCCGCTGGAAGCGAAATTTCGTTACAGGGAGCAAGATGGTGAGGACCGAGGTTTTTGAGAGAATCGGTTACTACCGCGAGGATCTCCAGATCGAAGACTTCGATTGGTGGCTTCGGGCGACCCGGCATTTAAACATCCACTTTGAAGATCGCGTTTGGTTGTACTATCGACGCCATGACGGCAATTTTATTAAGGATCCCGAGAAAGCTAGCATCTGGTGTGACGACTACTACACGGTCTGTCGAGAGTTGGGTTTGCGAAATGGTCTTCACTGTTTTTTTGGTGGTTTGAACGTGCTAATTCAGTGCGAGAATACTGCGGGGAGGCGCCGTCGATTTGCCTATTACGTCCTTCTTCCATTCGCATTAGTAAACAAGAGAACGCGACGGACTTTTGAGCGTTTCGCTAAGAAGGAACTTAGGGCATTACGTAATCGAAACAGACTGCTTAGAAGTCTAACAGGCTGA
- a CDS encoding GDP-mannose 4,6-dehydratase — MKTALITGITGQDGSYLGEFLLAKGYEVHGIVRRASMFNRSRIEHLRADPKVYGERLFLHYADLQDVTSLRRIFRDVAPVEVYHLAGQSHVGLSFAVPESTLQEVSVSTLSILEICRDLPVSPRIYHASSSEVFGIPDTVPQDLSTAFRPENPYGCAKVFATSMCRVYRRVHGLFVVSGIAYNHESPRRGENFVTRKIASAAARWHAGDHTPIEVGNLDAARDWGYAPEYVEAFWKMLGRENPEDFVLATGEMTRLRDFICHCFSAAGIDLNFEGQGLEERAVDAESGKEVLRVSERFFRKVDTGNLVGDPSKAKEKLGWKAETRGIRLAEVLVQAEIDAFV, encoded by the coding sequence ATGAAAACCGCGCTGATTACAGGAATTACCGGACAAGACGGCTCTTATCTTGGCGAGTTTCTTCTGGCGAAAGGTTACGAGGTTCACGGGATCGTTCGCCGGGCAAGCATGTTCAACCGCTCTCGTATCGAACACTTGCGGGCAGATCCAAAAGTCTACGGGGAGAGGCTGTTCCTACACTACGCGGATCTACAGGATGTAACTAGCTTGAGGAGGATATTCCGAGATGTGGCACCAGTCGAAGTATACCATCTTGCCGGCCAAAGTCATGTTGGCTTGAGCTTTGCAGTTCCTGAATCGACGCTCCAAGAGGTCAGTGTCTCCACGCTTTCCATTCTCGAAATTTGCAGAGATCTTCCCGTTTCCCCCCGCATCTATCATGCCTCGTCAAGCGAGGTTTTCGGAATCCCGGATACAGTGCCACAGGATCTTTCGACAGCATTCCGGCCCGAGAACCCTTACGGCTGTGCCAAAGTCTTTGCGACCTCGATGTGTCGCGTTTACCGTCGGGTGCACGGACTGTTTGTGGTTTCTGGAATCGCCTACAATCACGAATCGCCGCGACGGGGTGAGAACTTCGTCACTCGAAAGATTGCATCAGCGGCGGCGAGGTGGCACGCCGGCGATCACACTCCAATAGAGGTTGGAAACCTCGATGCTGCTCGTGATTGGGGATACGCGCCCGAATATGTCGAAGCTTTCTGGAAAATGCTTGGGAGAGAGAATCCGGAGGACTTCGTTCTGGCCACTGGAGAGATGACGCGGCTGAGAGATTTCATCTGCCATTGCTTTTCTGCGGCAGGAATTGATTTGAATTTCGAAGGTCAGGGATTGGAAGAGAGAGCAGTGGACGCGGAATCAGGGAAGGAGGTTCTTCGTGTCTCGGAACGGTTTTTCAGGAAAGTAGATACAGGTAATCTTGTGGGCGATCCCTCGAAGGCGAAAGAGAAACTCGGGTGGAAAGCGGAGACCCGAGGGATTAGGTTGGCGGAGGTTCTTGTTCAGGCGGAGATTGACGCATTCGTGTGA
- a CDS encoding sulfotransferase domain-containing protein, giving the protein MSADLAKRWRQATASLRLLPDFIIPGEAKCGTTSLYNYLCQHPGVLAASMKEPNNFWRHGASPFQCRQYYPLRSLEFLRVLRGQRTTTGEASPEYLSKPGVARSVREVVPEVRLIFLFRDPVERAFSDHQMLVKAGVEKGSFRDRIKASLSWWNGADTRELLIACNGLEHHPGRYLLRGLYADNLVEWTKEFTHAKMLFVESEEMFENPQEVMKTVFGFLGLAPWEGGDWPILKKGEYGEDFDPELREELREFYHEPNQRLERITNRKWRWA; this is encoded by the coding sequence GTGAGTGCTGATTTGGCCAAGAGGTGGCGACAAGCAACGGCGTCTTTGCGGTTGTTGCCAGACTTCATTATTCCGGGAGAAGCGAAATGTGGAACAACGTCACTGTATAATTATCTGTGCCAACATCCGGGAGTCTTGGCGGCATCGATGAAGGAGCCGAACAACTTCTGGCGCCACGGAGCAAGTCCGTTCCAATGCCGGCAGTACTATCCTCTGAGGTCCCTAGAGTTTTTGCGGGTGTTGCGAGGCCAGCGAACTACTACCGGTGAAGCAAGCCCCGAGTATCTAAGCAAACCCGGAGTGGCTCGTTCGGTTCGGGAAGTTGTTCCGGAAGTGAGGTTGATTTTCCTATTCCGGGATCCGGTTGAAAGAGCTTTTTCGGATCATCAAATGCTAGTGAAAGCGGGTGTCGAGAAGGGTTCTTTCAGGGATAGAATAAAGGCCTCTCTTAGTTGGTGGAATGGAGCGGATACTCGTGAATTGCTTATAGCGTGCAATGGACTAGAGCATCATCCCGGCCGCTATTTGCTGCGCGGCTTGTACGCCGACAATCTCGTGGAGTGGACGAAGGAGTTTACCCATGCAAAAATGCTCTTCGTGGAAAGCGAGGAAATGTTTGAGAACCCTCAAGAGGTGATGAAAACGGTTTTCGGTTTTTTGGGATTGGCGCCTTGGGAGGGGGGCGATTGGCCCATCCTAAAGAAAGGTGAGTATGGGGAGGATTTTGATCCGGAGCTCAGAGAAGAGCTAAGAGAGTTTTATCACGAGCCAAACCAACGGCTTGAGAGGATAACCAACCGGAAATGGCGATGGGCTTGA
- a CDS encoding glycosyltransferase family A protein, with protein sequence MESAVGKDLERSMRSHPKVSVLLTCWNREDTIQEALKSVVSQDFADREILLVDDGSTDRSISLAEGFPEVKILRNEENRGVVFTRQRALEESLGEYLLYVDSDNRLKPGAISNLVAELEKHSPEVAFVYGQREYFGGRGGLSDFPDFDRDFLKLRNYVDMTSLFRRKPVAEVGFDERFPGLEDYDLVLSLVGGGYSGVLLDKPILEYRVHGASLTGGFNWKRRIDMLGRLARKHRPFFSEDEVKTLIDYNRAKVVNSLRRRRCFRGPLSERWADWCETLRFAGVSRQALAATLYLLLPGWTQKPPRI encoded by the coding sequence GTGGAATCAGCTGTAGGGAAGGATCTTGAGCGGAGCATGCGTTCGCACCCAAAGGTTTCGGTTCTGCTGACCTGCTGGAATCGCGAAGATACCATTCAAGAGGCTTTAAAGAGTGTGGTTTCGCAAGACTTTGCAGACCGGGAGATTCTTCTGGTTGATGATGGTTCGACCGACCGGTCGATTTCGTTGGCTGAGGGTTTTCCTGAGGTGAAGATCCTGCGCAATGAAGAAAACCGTGGAGTGGTCTTTACCCGGCAGCGAGCACTTGAGGAGTCTCTCGGAGAATACCTGTTGTATGTGGATTCGGATAACCGTTTGAAGCCGGGGGCGATCTCCAATTTGGTTGCTGAATTGGAGAAGCATTCTCCCGAGGTAGCCTTTGTCTATGGTCAGCGTGAGTATTTTGGGGGGCGCGGTGGCCTATCTGACTTTCCGGACTTTGATCGCGATTTTTTGAAACTCCGAAATTACGTTGATATGACTAGTCTGTTTCGTCGGAAGCCAGTTGCCGAGGTCGGGTTTGACGAACGGTTTCCTGGCTTGGAGGACTATGACTTAGTCCTTTCGCTCGTCGGAGGGGGGTATTCCGGAGTCCTTTTGGACAAACCGATCCTAGAATATCGCGTCCACGGGGCAAGTTTGACAGGTGGCTTCAACTGGAAGAGGCGAATCGATATGCTGGGACGTCTAGCGCGTAAACACCGCCCCTTTTTCTCGGAAGATGAAGTCAAGACGCTCATCGACTACAATCGCGCAAAGGTCGTCAATTCGTTACGCCGTCGTCGATGCTTTCGGGGCCCCCTTTCAGAGCGGTGGGCCGATTGGTGCGAGACTCTTCGTTTCGCTGGGGTTTCCCGTCAGGCTTTGGCCGCGACTCTATATTTACTCTTGCCGGGATGGACTCAAAAGCCGCCAAGAATATGA
- a CDS encoding glycosyltransferase family 2 protein has product MKVLGVVLVHNEDLFVRCAVENILPCCDEVLILNHRSTDNTERIIQELAAAESKIRLLEIDDPTRSHEPLEEYVGRDYWVFGVDGDEIYDPVRTVAFFHSLREGRYSGVFQIRGNVLHVDEVEGSTFHGYLAPPGRAMNKLYNFSLLKSWTGCFERLHGGERVLKDGVETEKRLAVSDDHDFAVSPFRCLHLVFLRRSSLDPDDFVPRLNIADQVSARWSVRISRYLRRIFGLPVASPGKLANYRVGDRERIEDGSFRLQKEELPLQADA; this is encoded by the coding sequence ATGAAGGTTCTTGGGGTCGTATTGGTTCATAACGAAGATCTTTTTGTTCGTTGTGCGGTAGAGAACATCCTCCCCTGTTGCGACGAGGTTCTTATCCTCAACCATCGTTCTACAGACAATACGGAAAGAATCATCCAAGAACTTGCGGCTGCTGAGTCAAAGATACGACTTCTGGAAATCGATGATCCTACCCGTTCTCACGAACCGCTCGAGGAGTATGTTGGGAGGGATTACTGGGTTTTCGGTGTGGATGGAGATGAAATTTATGATCCTGTTCGGACCGTGGCTTTCTTTCATTCTCTACGAGAAGGTCGTTACTCAGGAGTCTTTCAAATTCGCGGGAACGTTCTGCATGTCGATGAAGTGGAGGGCAGTACCTTTCATGGGTACTTGGCCCCTCCGGGAAGGGCTATGAACAAGCTCTACAATTTTTCGCTACTGAAAAGCTGGACAGGATGTTTCGAGCGTCTACACGGTGGTGAAAGAGTCCTCAAAGATGGAGTTGAGACGGAGAAACGACTTGCAGTATCGGATGATCATGATTTCGCGGTGTCACCTTTTCGGTGTTTGCACCTCGTTTTTCTGAGAAGAAGCTCTCTGGATCCAGACGACTTCGTGCCAAGGCTTAACATAGCTGATCAAGTAAGTGCTCGTTGGTCAGTTCGAATTTCTAGATATCTGCGTCGTATTTTTGGTCTTCCTGTTGCGTCTCCGGGCAAACTTGCCAACTACCGCGTAGGAGATCGAGAGAGGATCGAGGATGGGTCGTTTCGTTTGCAGAAGGAAGAGCTACCTCTGCAGGCTGATGCTTAG